Within Eggerthella timonensis, the genomic segment ATCACGAGTCTCGACGAACACCATCCCCCTTCCGTTCCGTAAGTACGAGGTGCGCTACGCCGACGAGGACAGAGCCGCGCACATCGCCGAAAGCGTGGACAGATGCTTTCTGGGGACGCTGATCTCACAGGATCCAGCCGACTTCAACGGATGGGACTTCCGGTACCTCGACGATGGCGAGGTCGACTTCTACTCGGGGCCTGAGACGTCGCTTGCGGCATTCGCGCAAGAGCACGGCATCGAGACGAAGCCAAGGTCGGGAAGAAGCACAAGGAGCATCGGTCTTACGGAGTACGCGGACGACTTCGCTGGCGATCCGAAATACGGCTATCACCTGTCCTTCGACGGCTCGCGGCTTATGAGGGACGACGAAACAATCGATGGAGCGTATGAGAAGCGACTCCAGACAGATCGGTTCACGCACTTCTCCCGCGACGGCGATTACGTCATGTTCTCCACCGCTGCGGACGGGACAGTCGGCGAGCTGATCGCGAACAACTCCTTCGCTGAAACTGGATTCCTAGACTCTATGGAAGCCGTCCTCACAAGGACGGGCGAAGAGCGGGTGCTTTTCATGGACGACGACGGAACCCGTCCCTACCTGCCGGAGTTCGTCCGCGACTACGAGTGGGACGTGAAGGGGCAAGATGCCACGAAGCTCGCCTACTACGACGTTGAGACGCAAGGAGCGAGAGCGCTGTATACCGAACACACCGTATCCCCGGACACAGTGCCCAAAGCACTTCACATTTACGAGATCGACGGCGACCCCGCGAACCCCGACGGCAAGCAGCGGCTATCCAAGCGCGCTTACGTCAACTTCCAAGGAACGCTGATAACCGAGCGCCCCCTCGACCTCGGAGCGGACGGCGCGATCTACCTAGACCCCAAGGACGTGAGCCTCCACTCGGACGCACCCATCAAACTCAAAGACTTCGCGCGTGAGTGCGGCGTGCGCATCAAGCCGCCGAAAGACCGCGAGAGATAGGAGGCGAGCGCCTATGGCGAGCACTTACCGCAGCATCTGCGACCTGTACGCCGAGACGATGAAGTCGCTCATGGAATCGCCCGGCAGGTGGCTAGGCTTCCTACGGTCGGCAGGACGGAACTACAAGCTGCCGTTCCATGAGCAACTTTTGGTGCATGCCCAGCGCCCGGACGCGACCGCCGTCCTGGAGATGGAGCGGTGGAACAATCGGTTCGGCCGCTGGGTCAACAAGGGGTCTACAGGCATCGCCGTCTTCGGGGAGCCGGGCAGCCCGCGCTTGCGCTATTACTTCGACGTTTCCGACACGCATGCAAGCCGCTACGCACGGCCAGTGCCGCTTTGGACGGCAAAGCCGGAGCACGCCGACGCCATCCTCGAATCCCTGCGCGAGTCCTTCGACGTTCCCAAGGATGAGCGGGAGCTGACGCTCGCCGTCGAATTGGCGATGCATACCATCGTCGCCGACAACCTGGGCGACTACCTCGACGACCTCAAACTCGCCGTAGAAGGAAGCCGTCTAGAGCTGATGGAGAACTCGGTTGTCCGCAGCAGCTTCAGAAGGGCGGTTTACGAGTCGGCGGCCTACACGGTCTGCCAGCGCATAGGCATTGAACAGGGTATCGAGGGGATAGCCCCCGAACGCCGCACCCTCGAACTGTTCAACACCCCGGCGACCATGAACGCGCTCGGGTGTGCGGTGTCCGATATGTCGGAAGTCGCGCTGCGCGAGGTGGCGCGGTGCGTCTTCGATCTCGAATCAGAGCGCGGCACTAATCGCAGCGTTGCACCCGGCAGCGTCGCATTCGATAATCCGACGAAAGCACCGACGACAAGGAGCGAGGATGGAGATCACCTACGAGAAGGTCGGCGACTATCATCTGCCGATGCTGGAACCGGGCGAGAAGACCGCACCGAGCTTGGGGATGTGGGCGCAGATGAGACTGAGCTACCTCAAGAACCACCGGCGGGCGCTGTACACGAACCTGCTCACGACAGGCAAATTGAACGCGCATCTGGCCGAGGTGGAGAGCCAGGCGACGGAGACGATGGAACGGCTCACGTCGCAGATGGCGAAGCGCGAGGGCGTGGACGAGACGATGAAGAAGGCCGACCGGATGGGCTGGGTGGGGATCATGTACGGCATCCAAGCGAGCGCCCGGGAGACGGTGATCCGGGACCTGATCCACAGCTAGCGGCGCTCCCCAGCGAGCGCGAGCAGATAGACGCCATCAACGAGGCGGGCGAGCAATCGCCCGCCTCGTTCGTTTCCGGGGGCGAACCCCTTGTACCGCTCGGCACGCCCGTCCGAATCGGGGCTGACGTCTACGAAATTGCCGGGTACGAGGGCGACACGGTGGTGCTGCACGACCCCACGTCGCCCCTCTTCCCCCGCGAAATGCCGCGTGCCGAGTTCGAACGCAAGCTGAGGGAAACCCCGCAGCCGGAAACAGCGGAGACGGCGAAAAGCGAAAACCCACCATCCGAAAGAAAAATCCCTAGGCGCACCGCAGCCCGCAAGCCCAAGCATCCCGCCGCCCCATCGGGGCAGTCCGCCCTCAACCTGAGCCAGAACTTCGCGATCGACGACGACCGCCTCGGCGAGGGCACCGAGCGGAGCCGCCTCGACGCCAACCTCGAAGCGCTCCGAGTGCTGCACGAGGTCGATTCGGCGGGGCGCGAGGCCACGCTGGATGAGCAGCGGATCCTGTCGCGATTCACCGGCTGGGGAGCGCTCGCCAAGGTGTTCGACGAGCGCACCAGTGGCTGGCAGAAGGAGAAGGCGCTGGTGCGGGAAACCCTCACCGAGGCCGAGTACGAGGCGGCGCGAGCGTCCACCCTCAACGCTCACTACACCTCGCCCGTCGTGGTAAAGGCGATGTACGAAGCGCTCGCCAACATGGGCTTTGCGGGCGGCAACGTCCTGGAGCCGTCCTGCGGCACGGGCAACTTCTTCGGCCTCCTACCCGAAAACATGCACAGCAGCTCGCTCTACGGCGTGGAACTCGATCCGACGACGGCGCGGATCGCGCAGCTCCTGTACCCGCAGGCCGACATACGCGCCACGGGGTTTGAGAGCGCGAGCTTCCCCAACGACTTCTTCGACGTGGCGGTAGGCAACGTGCCCTTCGGGAGCTACCAGATCGCGGACAAACGCTATGACGAGCACCGCTTCCTCGTTCACGACTACTTCTTCGCTAGAAGCCTCGACCTCGTGCGCCCCGGCGGCATCGTCGCGTTCGTCACGAGCAAGGGCACGATGGACAAGAAGAACCCCAGCGTGAGACAGCACCTGGCCGAGCGCGCCGAGCTGGTGGGCGCGGTGCGCCTACCCAACACGGCGTTCGCCGCGAATGCGGGAACCAAGGTCACAGCCGACATCGTCTTCTTGCAGAAACGCGACCGGCCAATCGTCTGCGAGCCGGACTGGGTGCATCTGGGCGAGACGAAGGACGGCATCGCCGTCAACTCGTACTTCGCCGAGCATCCAGAGATGGTGCTCGGTACCATGGTGCGCGGCAACGTGCTCCACTACGGGCGCGGCGACGAGACTTCCTGCGAACCCATCGAGGGAGCCGTGCTTTCCGAGCAGCTACGAAGCGCCGTCGCCAACATCCACGCTCAAATCGCCGAGTACGAGCGCGACGAGCCGGATGCCGACGAGGGGGACGCCATCCGCGCCGACCCGAGCGTGCGGAACTACTCCTACGCCGTTGTGGGAGGCAAGGTCTACTACCGCATCGACTCGCTCATGCACCCCGCTGAACTAACGAAGACGGGAATAAGCCGCGTTAAGGGCATGGCGGGCATCAGGGACGTGCTGCGCGAGCTGATCGACCTGCAAACGAGGGACGCGCCGGACGACGAGATCGCAGCCTGCCAAGCCGAACTGAACAGCCTCTACGACGCTTACACAGCGAAGTACGGCATCTTGAACTCGCGGGGCAACTCATTGGCTTTCGGGCAGGACTCCGGCTACCCGCTCCTATGCGCGCTGGAGGACTTGGACGACGAGGGCAACCTCGCTGGCAAGGCCGATATGTTCACGAAGCGCACGATCCGCCCCAGCGCGCCCGTGACGCACGTCGAAACGCCCTCCGAGGCTCTGGCCGTCTCGCTTGGCGAGCGGGGACGCGTCGACCTGCCGTATATGGCGGAGCTTACTGGGACGAGCGAGCAGGATGTCGAGGACGGGCTGCGAGGCATCGTGTTCCGCGACCCCGCGAGCGGCACCTGCCTGGCCGCCGACGAGTACCTGTCGGGCAACGTGAGGGACAAGCTGGCCGTCGCGCGCGACTTCGCGGAGCGCGACGAGAGGTATCTCCCCAACGTCGAGGCGCTGGAGCGGGTGCTGCCCGAGGACATCCCCGCGAGCGAGATAGGCGTGCGGCTCGGCACGACATGGGTGCCCGCGAACGACGTGCAGGAGTTCGTCTATGAGCTTCTGGAAACCCCCGAGTGGAGGCGTGGCGAGATACGAGTGAACTACTCGCCCGTCTCGGCGCAATGGAGCGTCACGGGGAAAAGCCGCGACAGCGGCAACGTCCTCGCCGTCTCGACGTACGGCACGAAGCGGGCGAACGCCTACCGCATCATCGAGGACAGCCTCAATCTGCGCGACGTGCGCATCTTCGACTACTTCGAGGACTCCGACGGCAAGCGCAAAGCAGTCCTCAACAGCAAGGAAACCGCAATAGCATTATCAAAGCAAGATGCGATCAAGGAGGCTTTCAAAACATGGGTATTCGCCGACTCCGAGAGGCGGGCGCGACTGGTCAGAAAGTACAACGACACGTACAACTCCATGCGCCTGCGCACCTTCGACGGCACCCACTTGACCTTTCCCGGCATGAATCCGGAGGTCAAGCTGCGCAAGCACCAGGTCGATGCCGTGGCGCGCATACTCTACGGCGGCAACACGCTGCTGGCTCACGAAGTGGGCGCGGGCAAGACCTACGTGATCGCCGCAGCCACGCAGGAACTCAGGCGCATTGGCCTCGCGACCAAGCCCCTCATCGTGGTGCCCAACCACCTGACCGAGCAGTGGGCGTCGGAGTACCTGCGGCTCTATCCGGCTGCGAATCTGCTGGTCGCATCCAAGCGGGATTTCGAGCGCAAGAACAGGCGGCGATTCTGCGCGCGCATCGCCACCGGCGACTACGACGCGGTGATCATGGGACACAGCCAGCTTGAAAAGATTCCCGTCTCCGTCGAACGGCAGGAGGAAATGATGCGCCGCGAGATCGCCGAGATCGCGCAGGGCATCGAGGAGATCCAGGCGCAGAGCGGCAAACGCGTATCCGTCAAGCAGCTAGAGTCCTCAAAAAAGAAACTGGAGACGCGCTTGACACGACTCAACGACCAGGAGCGCAAAGACGACGTGATCGAGTTCGAGCAGCTGGGGGTGGACAGGCTTTTCATCGACGAATCGCACTACTACAAGAACCTTTTCTTTTTTACAAAGATGCGCAACGTCGGCGGCATCGCGCAGGCCGAGGCCCAGAAGTCAAGCGATTTGTTTTTGAAATGCCGCTACCTCGACGAGGTGACGGGCGGCAAGGGCACCGTGTTCGCCACGGGCACGCCGGTCACGAACTCGATGGCCGAGCTGTATACCTTGCAGCGCTACCTGCAATACGACGAGCTGTCGCGCATGGAACTCGCGCACTTCGACTGCTGGGCATCCGTTTTTGGCGAGACAGTGACAGCCTTGGAGCTTGCGCCGGAGGGCACGGGATACAGGCAGAAAACGCGCTTCGCCAAGTTCTTCAACGTGCCTGAACTCATGGTTCTCTTTCGCCAATTCGCCGACATACAGACCGCCGACATGCTTTCCCTTCCCACCCCGAAGGTGAACTGCCACAACGTTTCGGTCGAACCTTCGGAGTTCCAACGCGAATTGGTGCAGACCCTCGCCGTGCGCGCTGAACGGGTTCGCAAGGGAATGGTCACTCCGAAGCAGGACAACATGCTGCTCATCACCAACGACGGGCGAAAGCTGGCGCTCGACCAGCGCCTTGTAAGCCCCGAGCTGCCCGAGAGCGAGACCGGCAAGACAGCCGCCTGCGCGGCCAACGTCTTCGAGATTTGGGAGCGGCACAAGGAGGCGCGGCAAGCGCAGCTCGTGTTCTGCGACTTGTCCACGCCCAAGGCCGACGGGGCGTACTCCGTCTACAACGACATACGCGCCAAGCTGATCGAAAAGGGGGTGCCCGAGGACGAGATAGCTTTCATTCATGATTTCAATACCGAATCGAAAAAGGCCGAGCTATTCGGCAAAGTAAGATCCGGGCAAGTGCGCGTGTTGCTCGGGAGCACGCAGAAGATGGGCGCTGGCACCAACGTCCAGACGCGGCTCATCGCCCTGCACGACCTCGACTGCCCGTGGCGGCCATCGGACTTGCAGCAGCGCCTTGGCCGCATCGAGCGACAAGGCAACCTCAACGACGAAGTGGAGGTATACCGTTACGTCACCGAGGGCACGTTCGACGCCTACCTGTACCAGCTCGTCGAGTCGAAGCAAAAGTTCATCAGCCAAATAATGACCTCGAAGTCGCCCGTGCGAGCCGCCGCCGACGTGGACGAGACGGCGCTTTCCTATGCGGAATTGAAAGCACTCGCCAGCGGAAACCCCCTCATCAAGGAGCGCATGGACTTGGAGGTGGAGGTGTCGCGTTTGAAGCTTCTCAAAAGCGACTATCTGTCGCAGAAGTACGACCTGGAGGACAAGCTCGTGAAAACCTACCCCCAGAAGATCGCCGCACTGAAGGAGCGCATCCGGAGATGCGAGGCTGACGTGGATACGGCAAGAGCAAACCCACCAGCCGAGAAGGAGAGCTTCAGCATGACCGTGGACGGCACAGTGCACGGCGACAAAGCCGAAGCCGGACACGCCATCCTGGAGCACGCGAAGACCCTAGCTTCGCCCTCGCCCGTGCCGCTGGGAAGCTACCGGGGGTTCGCCCTCGAGATTGGGTTCGATTCCACTTCGCGTCAGTTCGAGGTTTACGTCGCTGGATCGCTGAAGCGCGCGGTGCCGCTCGGCACAGACGAGGCGGGGGCGATAACCCGCATCGACAACGCTATCGGACGGCTTGCACAAGACCTCGAGGCGGCGAAGCTGACCCTTGGGGACACCGAGAAGCAAGTCGCGAACGCGGAGGCCGAACTCGCAAAGCCCTTCGGCAAGGAGGCCGAGCTAGCCGACAAGTCGAAGCGTCTTGCCGAGCTGGACAAGCTGCTCGACATGGACAAAGCCGACCAACCGCAGCTTTGCAACGAGGATGGCGCTTCACCCGAAAGAAAGTCCATCGTTTTGGAGAGGTGAGCAAGGAAGCCTTATCGGAAACTAGGGACGGCTTGGCTACCGATCATCCAACGTCGGGTCGTCGGTCAGCGCGCCAGGTTGAACTCCTAATGCGTCGGCGATTCTGCACAGAAGGGAATAGCGGATGTCGATCTCGCCTTTCTCAATCTTTATCAAATGAGAGTAACCCGTTCCCACTACGAGCGCAAAACGGCGTACGGAAAGATTCTCCGCCATGCGGAGCTCTCTAATGCGCTGCCCGAGTTGAACCTGTCGATTCGCCGAATTCATTATCTGCACAGCCTATGAGGTACAATAAGGTTACTGGTGCGTGAGTACGCACCAGTAACCCGAAAGACGAGACTTGGAGATTAGGACGTTTCCTTACCCTTATGCGACGAATCGCCCAACCCGATATTCGAGGAATTCAATGGATAAGCTAAAGAATAGGATTCAGGAGATCGTCTGCGAAGCTGGCGCCGTCTTCTCGGTACTCGAAAACGAGGACGACGTAAGTGAGGCCGAGCGCATCCTTTATCGTCAGATAGAAGAACGCTCGATGGCCGTCAGATCAGCACGCTCGACGAGCGAGAGCGCGAAGAATCCAGAAGCCTCTTGAACGCGACTCGTCATTTTATGCATGAATGCGCAGGAGTAAAAGCGTCACTGCATGAGTTCGGACGCGTCGACCCCGAGAGCGTCGGCGATTTCCCAAAGCCTCACGTACTTGACGTTGCATTCGCCGCGCTCCAAGGCGCTAACATAGTTCTGCGAACCGCCGATCATTGCGGCAAGTTTTTCCTGCGAGAGCCCTTGGGCTTTTCTCGCTTTGCGAATGGCAGCGCCAAGCAACGGCACTCTGTCTTTAGGGGCAATTTTCTCCATATGCGAATTTTCGCCCGGAATTTGAAATGTTTTAGCGTGTGCGCACGCTAAAATAGCTTTTATTTTCGCAATGCATCTAAGGCGGGCATCGAATGCTGAGAGACGTTGATCTACGAAGAATTGCCACCATCGCCGACCATGTCGAATCTCTTTTCGAGACGCTTTCGGATGACGAGACATGCAAAGTTGAGGCGATGCTCCGTTTTGAAATCTCGTATCAAGCGGCGATAGCCCAATCCAGATGCGTCGAACCACCGAACGGATGGGATCTCTGCGGGCGACGCTAATTCCAAACCGTGCGCTCCCTCGACACCACAATCCCCAGACAGCCCATACCACTAAACAGGAGGCAAACACCTTCGTTGTCGCACACGGGTACGACGAGAGAACCGGGGAATGGTCGCATGACGACTACCTTGACACAGCCGCAGAGGCCGCCGAAACGTTGAACCGTAAAACGGTCAGACACCCAAGAAGCAGAATGCGCGAACATCGGGAGCCGGAGCGATAGACGCAGGGGACTACAAAAAACTAGAGCGGAATCACTTTCCGTGATTCCGCTCCGCAAAAACGTCGAACGTTTTTCTGTGTCCTGACAGTATGACAGGTTAAAACCATCTGTCAAATACCTTCTTTAGAAAACCGAACGACGACGAGATCGTGTTGTTTGACGCATAGTAGGAAGCGTGCTCGTCCATCCGACGGGCAAGAGCCGACAAGCTTGCGGATGCCCTGCGGTGGGAGGATTCCCCGCACACCATCCGCGTGTAGGCATAGAGCGTCGTCGTGATTTGCTGGATGGCCACGTTGCGCATTTTCCTCCTGCGCAACGCCTTGGAGATACCGGCGGCGGCCAGCGCATCAGAAACGGGCTTGTAGTTTCCGATCCGTGAGTCTTGACCCACAAATCCGTTGACGATATTGGATGAGTGAGCCGCCGCGTTCCTCACCGACTTCGCTTGGCGGAGAAGGTAGTGCTCGTCCTTCAGTACCGAATCGCGCCAACGGTCAGCGCAGAATTTGTAGAAGCCGATGAAGGTTCCGAACGATACCGATTCAACGAACACCCAGACCGGCATATCGTTTCGATATTTCGCGACCATCTCACCGCAATAGGGATCTCTGGACATAATGTCCAGCTCCCCCTCGATACGCCGCCTCCTAGCCGTGGAGAGGGATGCCAAATAATCGGACACGACCGAATAACCGTCTTCCCCCTCCCTTCCCCCGACCATGTTGAGCAGCTTCACCTTGGAAAAGTGCTCAATGTCGAGCGTCATGGTGAGGAGCGTGTATCGCAAAAGCTGGTCGATGGACGCCAAGTCCTTCAAGTAGGCGAAATCAAGATTGGCGTACTCCCCGTCGTGCGTGCCGCCGTACCGAACAGGGAACAGCTTGCGATAGGAAGCGACCTTGTAATAGTTGTTCTTTTCGACAAGATATTGAGCAGCTTCGGCTTTGCTGCATTCCTCGAAGCGCACACCCCGGGCTTCAAGATGCTCTATCTGAGCCTCGACCGACAGCATCGGCTTGACGTTCGTTCCCGCTAAACGCGCTTCATCCATCGTGTACCCCCTATCGGCGACAGCCATTGTACCAAGGTTCGCGCCTGACCACGAGTGCATTGCTCAAACTCCCAACTCCATTTCCCCATTCGATTAAAAACGCCTGGAGGTGCCCCCATGCCCTACATCGACCCGTCCGTGATCGCGCAAGTCAAGCAGATCGACCTCTTGACCTACCTGCAACAGCGCGAGCCAAGCGAGCTAGTGAAGATCGGTCCGTGCGCTTACGCCACCAAAACGCACGACTCGCTCAAAATCTCAAACGGCAAATGGTACTGGTGGAGCCGAGGGTTCGGCGGCAGAACCGCGCTGGACTACCTCATCAAGGTGCGCGACATGAAGTTTACAGATGCCGTCAACTGCCTGTCCGGCCATCTTTCCGCGCCCGTGTCGAAACCGACCAGAGACACAGCGCCGGAACCGAAACGCCTCCTGCTGCCCCCGAAGCATGACAACCCGTCGAAAGTTGTTTCGTACCTCGAATCTCGCGGGATCGCCCACAGCGTCATCGAGCATTGCATCGACGCTGGCACCGTCTACGAGTCGCGGCGCGGCAACCTGAGCAACGCCGTATTCCTCGGGCGCGACGCAAGAGGCATCCCTCGATACGCCGCCATACGGGGATGCAAGGGGCGCTATCGCGGCGAGGCCGAAGGTTCGGACAAGCGCTACTCGTTTCGTCTCGCGAACTATCCCCTCAACCTGGTAACACACGTGTTTGAATCCTCAATAGACGCGCTTTCCTACGCCACGATGCTCGAAATGCGTGGGCGCGATTGGAGGCGCGAGAACCTGATCTCGCTCGGCGGCGTGCCGCCTGTTTCAGCACGCCCCGGAAAGGAGAGCATCCCCGCCGCGCTCGCCCAGTACCTCGCCGACAACCCCGACACCGAAGCGCTGCGGCTGCACCTCGATAACGACGGGGCAGGGCTCAACGCCGCAGCACTCATCTCGACGCTGTTGAGCGCGAGGTACGAGGTGTGCATCGAGCCGCCCGGATTCGGCAAGGACGTGAACGACGAGCTGATGGCGCTTACAGGTCGGACGACGCCAGAAGCTAAGAGGCGCGTCCGGTGAGCGGCCGGTTCTTCTTTTCGGCTGAGTGCCCCTGAGGTCTTAGCAAGCATCGCGGATGGATAGCCTCGCGGCCATCCATCCACCCTTGCAGGGGGCAAGCCCCCTGTCCCCCGCAATCTGAAACCGATCTACTATGCTGCGTCGAACACATCGTAATAGCTTTGAATTATGCGGTATTTCTCGACTGACAACTCTTTCGCCATTCGTTCGAGGCGATTGCGATCCTCTTCGCTGTAGATGCTGAAAACGAATTCCGCATCACGACATCTACCGGCTATCGCCTTGAAATAAGGCCAATCTATTTCGTTATAGGAATGGCCGAGGACAATCACGTGCCGCATACCCGAACAGCGACTCAGGAAATCATCAAGCCTCTCAGCAATTAACTCGACGGGCTTGTAGAACTCTGAGAGGTAATCGGTACACTGGTCGTAAGCGCGCCTCAACCTCGCATCATCACCCCCAAGGGAAGCGTTCAGTTCCCTGGAATTTGGATGCGTTCGGTGTCCCATGATTAACGAGTCCTTCGATAGAAGGGTGCCGTGAATATGGATGATCTTGTTTCGAGGGACACCGTACACCTTTTCCAAAAGATCGGTGTAATTGAAGTTCAGCACCAGGCTGTCTTTTGAGTCAATCCTATACTTTTTCGAAGGGGGCAACTCCACACTGCTTATCCATTCGTAAAAAGCCTCCTTCAACGACGTTATCCAGGATAGATCCATGTCGTAGTAGAACTCCAAGGTATGGTTGTCTCGATCCTTAAACTCATCACTGCTATAGGAAACAAGTTCACTGGTCTTGTCTTCGTTGTAGTCATTCAAATAATCAGTGCTCAATCCCTCCATGTACTTCTCGAACTCAAACCACATCTCCTCGGAAGGCACCTCGGTGTATTCGCTGATCGATTCAAGTCCTTCCCAGACATGATCGCCGCACTCTTTAAGGAATTGTCGAAAATCGCAGAATCCCGTGGCCATACCATGATCAAGATCGAAGCCGTTCCCAATCACGATCAGCGTTGACGCCGATCCTGCCTCGAAGTCAGTTGGAAACGTTGCCCTTTCTGAGATGGGTCCCGAATTGTCAACGCGGTAGTTTTCAGCCCCTTCCATATAGGCTTCTCCATACGCTTCCGATGGATTTTCGAGCCGGTATTGCAGCCTATCTATGACCGCCATGAGGCTGTCCCGCATTTCCTCATTTGAACAGTACGCTTTCAAATAGCCCGATCCCCGCTTGGCAAACTCGTTCAGATGCCATTCATCGTGCTGAGGAAAATCGTGAAACAGATCAGAACCGAGATAGATGGGCAGGCACCGCTCTAGCACCATCTTGGCTGCAAGAAGATCATCGTCAAACGTCGTTTCCCTGTGCACGGTTTTCGCTCCTCATCCCACTACGGATACAACAGAAGTCTTCCCACATATTACCTTCCACCCAAAAACCCAGCAAGGAGATCACCTATGCGCATGAGGAACCGCACAGTGCTGCTGCGCCTGACCGACGACGAACTAGCCCACCTGCGCGCGCTCGTCTCCAAATCTGGGCTGTCGCAGGAAGCCTACCTACGCTCCCTGATCGCCGGGCTGCGTCCTCGGGACAAGCCGCCGCCCGACTACTACGCGATGACACGCGAGTTGCATGCCATAGGTAACAACATGAACCAGATCGCCGCCAAGCTGCACTCGCGCGGCGTCATGGATTCCGAGCGCTACGACGAGGAGGCCCGCAAGCTCGCGACGGCGCTCGCCAGGATAGCCGCCGCCGTGTCCTCCCCCGAGAGGATGTGAGCGCATGGCGACTACGAAGATATGGCCCGTCAAAGGCAGGATCGACCACTTGGTCGACTACGTTCTCAACTCCGAGAAGACCGAGCACCGGCTCTACGCGACCGGCATCAACTGCACCCCTGGAAGCGCGACAGCCGAGATGAACGCGACGAAACGGCTCCACGGCAAAGTCGGGGGCACCGTCGCGTTCCACGCTTACCAGTCGTTCGACCCCGGCGAGGTCACGCCCGAGACGGCACATGAGATAGGCACCCGCCTCGCCCACGAGCTATGGGGCGACCGCTTCCAGATCGTCGTCACGACGCACGTAGACAAGGGTCACGTCCACAACCACTTCGCCGTCAACTCGGTGAGCTACGCGGACGGCCGCCGCTTCCACTGCGACGCGAGGGAGTACCGCCGATTGCGCGCGAAATCGGACAGGTTGTGCGCCGAGCACGGCCTGTCGGTCATCCAAGACCCGAAGCACGGCAAAGCCAAGCACCACGCCGAGTGGAACGCCGAACGCGAGGGCAGACCCACGTGGCGCGCCATCGTCAAGCAGGACGTGGACGAGGCGGTGGACAAGGCGACGACCGACAAGCAGTTCTATGCCAACTTGAAGGCCATCGGCTACGAGGTGAAGCTCGGCAAGGACATCTCGGTGCGGCCTCCCGGCAAGGAGCGGTTCGTCCGGCTCGCGCGCAACTTCGGCGACGAGTACACCTACGAGGGCATCGCGCGGCGCATCCTGGCACGCAAGCCAGTCCAACCGCCCATCGCCAAAGCCAAGGCGACCACCCAGCCGAGGAAGATGCCGCCTGCACCGAAAGGCAGCGTAGCCGCGCTCTACCGCCACTACCTCTACCTCTTCGGCTTCTACGAGCAGCACGGCGACCCCAACAAGCGGATGCACTTCCTGCTCGCCGAGGATCTGCGCAGCTTCGACAACATCGTCGTGGAGTCGAAGCTGCTGGACGAGCACGGCATCGTCACCGACGCCGATCTGCTCGCCCACATGGACGGCCTCGACGGCGAGATAAAAGCCCTGTGCATCGAGCGCAAGGCGATCCGGGCGCAGCTCCGAAAAGCGGGGGTATCAAAGCCGGA encodes:
- a CDS encoding LPD28 domain-containing protein, which translates into the protein MRESNAYDLRFTVVEVDDRECLFTESRVSTNTIPLPFRKYEVRYADEDRAAHIAESVDRCFLGTLISQDPADFNGWDFRYLDDGEVDFYSGPETSLAAFAQEHGIETKPRSGRSTRSIGLTEYADDFAGDPKYGYHLSFDGSRLMRDDETIDGAYEKRLQTDRFTHFSRDGDYVMFSTAADGTVGELIANNSFAETGFLDSMEAVLTRTGEERVLFMDDDGTRPYLPEFVRDYEWDVKGQDATKLAYYDVETQGARALYTEHTVSPDTVPKALHIYEIDGDPANPDGKQRLSKRAYVNFQGTLITERPLDLGADGAIYLDPKDVSLHSDAPIKLKDFARECGVRIKPPKDRER
- a CDS encoding TnpV protein encodes the protein MLEPGEKTAPSLGMWAQMRLSYLKNHRRALYTNLLTTGKLNAHLAEVESQATETMERLTSQMAKREGVDETMKKADRMGWVGIMYGIQASARETVIRDLIHS
- a CDS encoding SNF2-related protein; this translates as MPRAEFERKLRETPQPETAETAKSENPPSERKIPRRTAARKPKHPAAPSGQSALNLSQNFAIDDDRLGEGTERSRLDANLEALRVLHEVDSAGREATLDEQRILSRFTGWGALAKVFDERTSGWQKEKALVRETLTEAEYEAARASTLNAHYTSPVVVKAMYEALANMGFAGGNVLEPSCGTGNFFGLLPENMHSSSLYGVELDPTTARIAQLLYPQADIRATGFESASFPNDFFDVAVGNVPFGSYQIADKRYDEHRFLVHDYFFARSLDLVRPGGIVAFVTSKGTMDKKNPSVRQHLAERAELVGAVRLPNTAFAANAGTKVTADIVFLQKRDRPIVCEPDWVHLGETKDGIAVNSYFAEHPEMVLGTMVRGNVLHYGRGDETSCEPIEGAVLSEQLRSAVANIHAQIAEYERDEPDADEGDAIRADPSVRNYSYAVVGGKVYYRIDSLMHPAELTKTGISRVKGMAGIRDVLRELIDLQTRDAPDDEIAACQAELNSLYDAYTAKYGILNSRGNSLAFGQDSGYPLLCALEDLDDEGNLAGKADMFTKRTIRPSAPVTHVETPSEALAVSLGERGRVDLPYMAELTGTSEQDVEDGLRGIVFRDPASGTCLAADEYLSGNVRDKLAVARDFAERDERYLPNVEALERVLPEDIPASEIGVRLGTTWVPANDVQEFVYELLETPEWRRGEIRVNYSPVSAQWSVTGKSRDSGNVLAVSTYGTKRANAYRIIEDSLNLRDVRIFDYFEDSDGKRKAVLNSKETAIALSKQDAIKEAFKTWVFADSERRARLVRKYNDTYNSMRLRTFDGTHLTFPGMNPEVKLRKHQVDAVARILYGGNTLLAHEVGAGKTYVIAAATQELRRIGLATKPLIVVPNHLTEQWASEYLRLYPAANLLVASKRDFERKNRRRFCARIATGDYDAVIMGHSQLEKIPVSVERQEEMMRREIAEIAQGIEEIQAQSGKRVSVKQLESSKKKLETRLTRLNDQERKDDVIEFEQLGVDRLFIDESHYYKNLFFFTKMRNVGGIAQAEAQKSSDLFLKCRYLDEVTGGKGTVFATGTPVTNSMAELYTLQRYLQYDELSRMELAHFDCWASVFGETVTALELAPEGTGYRQKTRFAKFFNVPELMVLFRQFADIQTADMLSLPTPKVNCHNVSVEPSEFQRELVQTLAVRAERVRKGMVTPKQDNMLLITNDGRKLALDQRLVSPELPESETGKTAACAANVFEIWERHKEARQAQLVFCDLSTPKADGAYSVYNDIRAKLIEKGVPEDEIAFIHDFNTESKKAELFGKVRSGQVRVLLGSTQKMGAGTNVQTRLIALHDLDCPWRPSDLQQRLGRIERQGNLNDEVEVYRYVTEGTFDAYLYQLVESKQKFISQIMTSKSPVRAAADVDETALSYAELKALASGNPLIKERMDLEVEVSRLKLLKSDYLSQKYDLEDKLVKTYPQKIAALKERIRRCEADVDTARANPPAEKESFSMTVDGTVHGDKAEAGHAILEHAKTLASPSPVPLGSYRGFALEIGFDSTSRQFEVYVAGSLKRAVPLGTDEAGAITRIDNAIGRLAQDLEAAKLTLGDTEKQVANAEAELAKPFGKEAELADKSKRLAELDKLLDMDKADQPQLCNEDGASPERKSIVLER
- a CDS encoding helix-turn-helix domain-containing protein — its product is MNSANRQVQLGQRIRELRMAENLSVRRFALVVGTGYSHLIKIEKGEIDIRYSLLCRIADALGVQPGALTDDPTLDDR